Part of the Chthoniobacterales bacterium genome is shown below.
CTCTTCCGCATAGAACGTCTCAGCCTTGGTGACAACCATGGCGGATTGCCGACATGGTTGCCGGATGGCAAGACGCAATATCCGTGCCGCCTTCGTTTCAAGACCAAAAGGGCGCGGCAATGAGTAGAGTAGCTACTCTACTCAACCGGCTTTTTTTGTGGCGCTACGGCATGAACCCCGGTGCCTACAGGCGCGCAGCGGCATGAACCGGAGGCCCGCCGCCCCTTGCCTGCACGGCGGGAAATGACTTCACCGAAGTCCACTCAAACGACATTGTCCCTGGCCGCCGCCCTGCTGTCCAGTTTGAGTGCGGGGGAGGGGAAGGCCATCCCGGTCCCATGAGGAAAAAAACCGCAGACAGCACAAATCGCCCGTAGGAATGCGGGGCATCTTCGGCTAGCGTTGGCCCCGGCTTTTGAAGCTATGGAAAAGAGCCGTTCGTTAACAATTCCCCAACAATCCCCGCAGAAAGAATCCTTTTGCTGCCCCGGCGATTCCTGCAATGCAGCCCCATCTTCCCCTGATGGGTTCAAGCGCCGCGATTTCATGAAGCCTGCTTCAAAAGGGGATGAGCAAACATGGAATGCCCAGTGGGTCAGTGTGTGGGCACTGGAATTGAAGCGTTCCAACCTGTGGCTTTGCTTCCGCAAGACCGTGGTTTTGGATGCGAAGCCGGCGTCGGCCCGCGTGCGCATCGCGGCGGACTCGAAATACTGGCTGTGGATCAACGGGGGACTGGTAGTGCATGAAGGCCAGCTCAAGCGCGGGCCGACTCCGAACGACACGTATTACGACGAGATCGACATTGCGCGGTATCTGCGGCCCGGCGAAAACACCCTGTGCGTGCTGTTGTGGTATTTCGGGAAGGAGGGATTCTGCCACAAATCCAGCGGAGTGGCGGCGATGGTTTTCGAGGGGGATCTCGATGGCCGCCCGCTGCTCAGCGACCGCACATGGAAGGTGCGGGTGCATCCGGGGTTCGGGGAGTCCGCCCCGCCGTATCCCAATATCCGGCTGCCGGAATCCAACATCCATTTTGATGCCCGGCTCGACATGCCCGGCTGGAACGCTTGCGGTTTCGATGATTCGGCATGGGACAATGCCTCCGAGTTGGGCCGCCCACCGACGCATCCTTGGAACCGGCTTGTCCGTCGCCCGGTGCCGCTCTGGCGCTTTGGCGGCCTGCTGCCTTATTCCAACGAGGCCGATTTTCCCGAAAAAAACAACTGGCTCGAAAACTCGGTGCTTCGCGCCCGGCTGCCGGGCAACCTTTCGGTTTGCCCCGCCCTGAAAATCGATGCGAAGCCCGGCCTGAAAATCTCGATCTTCACCGACAATTATCGCGGCGGCAGCGAATACAACGTGCGGGTCGATTACATCACCAAAGAAGGAATTCAGGAATTTGAAAGCCCCGCCTACCTCACCGGCCACGAGGTGATCTACGACTTTCCTTCGGGGGTCAGGGTGTTGGAGCTGAAATACCGCCACTCGCATTTTGATACGGCGGTCACCGGCCGGTTCCAATGTTCGGATGAGTTCCTCAACTCCCTGTGGAGGAAGTCCGCCAACACGATGCTTCTCAACATGCGCGACGGCATCCAGGACCCCGACCGCGAGCGCGCCCAATGGTGGGGGGATGTCGTCATCCTCATTGGAATGATCGTGCACTCCTGCGATGAAGCCGGACTTTCCGCCATCCGGAAGGCCGTCCATAACCTGGTCGATTGGCAGAAGCCGGACGGCGTGCTCTACTCCCCGGTGCCGGCGGGGAACTGGTTTCTCGAACTGCCCGATCAGATGCGCGCCGCCATCGGCAAATACGGGTTCTGGTATTATTTCCGCCATACCGGGGACCGGGAGACCATCGCCCGTGCGTATCCTGCGGTGACGCGCTATCTCGACCTGTGGAAAATCGGGACCGACGGATTGGTCATCCGCCGCACCGGGGGATGGGACTGGGGCGACTGGGGGGAAAACAAGGACATGCCGGTGCTGATCAACGCCTGGTTTTACATGGCGCTGGAATCGGCAAGAGACATGGCGGCGTTGCTGGGAGACGAGGCTGCGGCACTTGCCCGCCAAACGGAAATGGACGGGCTGAAGGAAAGCTTTAACCGCATTTTCTGGACAGGCCGCGAATACCGGTCGCCGGGGCATGACGGCGAACCGGACGACCGCGGCCAGGCACTGGCGATCGTCGCAGGACTCGCTCAAAAAAATTTTTTCCCTGCCCTTGGCGACCTCTTTTTGAGGAGGTTCGAGGCAAGTCCCTACATGGAGAAATACGTGCTGGAGGCGCTGTTTATGATGGACCGTCCGGAGCAGGCGCTTGCGCGGATGAAGAGCCGATACCGGCCGATGGTCGAAAGCCCGTTCTGCACGCTGTGGGAATCCTGGTCGTTTGGCGACGCCAACTCGGCCAAATACGGTGGTGGAACATACAACCACGGCTGGGCGGGAGGCCCCCTCACCCTCATGGCCGAACACATCGCCGGCATCAGCCCGCTCGCTCCCGGCTTCGAACGCTTCCGCATGGCTCCCCGCATCGGATTGCTGGAACAATTCGACTGCACGGTGCCCGCGCGCGGCGGAGTCCTGGAAATGCGTCAGGAAAAATTTGCGGAGGGATACCGCCTGACCATCTCCGTTCCGGAAGGCTGCTCCGGCGAACTGCTTTTGGCCTCCCGCCCGCCGGTGGATTTGAAACCTGGAAAATCGGAATTTCTCATCGCCGGATCCGAGGGAGCGTGAAACAAAAAACAACCGTGAATAGCACAAAACACCGGTAGGAAGAAGCGCCTCCTGCGGCTAGGATGCTTTCTTGATTGGAAGCCATCGATGAAGCCGAACCTCCCCGACAATCCGCCTGTTGCGACTCCTCTCACGGCAAAATTTCCGATCCGCCCGGTGATGCGGTGAAGAGCTGATAGATAAACGGCATTTGAACCATGAAACCCACCGGAAAAATCTGGAAACACCTCGGGCTGGGCGCAGGCGGCGCCGTTGAAAACTCGTTCCAGAACGCGCCGCTCGGACTGGTCAATCCGATTTACAATGTCGGCCTCGGCGTCAGTCCGGTGCTGGTCGGCATTGCGATGGCCGTGCCGCGGTTTTGGGAACTCCTCATCGATCCGCTGATCGGCGCTGCAAGCGACCGGACCCGCAGCCGTTTCGGCCGGCGTTTGCCTTTTATCGCCTTCGGCCTGCTCGGCAGTCTGGTGTTCTTCATCGCCATGTGGTGGGCCCCGGCGGGCATGTCCAAACAGGCGCTGGGAATCTGGCTCATTGTCACGGCGTTTCTGTTTTACACCTGCTACTCGTTTTTCGCCATTCCCTACGCCGGCCTTACCATCGAGGCCAGTGTGGCCGGGCCCGACCGCATCGGCGTGATGACCGCGCGCACCGCATTCGCCAATTCCAGCCAGATCGTCATCAGTTGGATCTATTGGTTCTGCCAGCGGGAATGGTTTTCCTCGCCCGCGATCGGCATGCGCTGGGCAGGGATCGGTTTCGGCCTGCTGGTCACGCTTTGTGGCGTGGCGGTGATCGTCACCACGCTGCGCTGCGGGCTCCACCGCCACAGCAGCCATGAGGGCTCCGAGCCGGTCGAGAAGGGGATCTATCGGAAACTCCTGTCGCTGGCTCCCACGCGCCGTATCCTGACGGCATTGCTGAGCACGATGGTGGGCTTTACCCTCGTCAGCCACCTGAGTTTCTATCTGGTCGCGTTTCACGCCTGCCAAGGCGATCTCAAGCAGGCGTCGCTGGTGGTGGCGGTCAAGGCGACCGTCACCATGATCGCCGCGGTGATCGCATGTCCGCTCATCGGCATGGCGGCCAAGCGTTTCGGTAAGGAACGGATCTTCAACATCATGCTGGCCACCGGGGTGGTCTCCAGCCTCTCGATGTGGTATCTCATCACGCCGCTCAATCCCTACCTGAGCATGATCAGCGATCTTGGCATCTACCTCTGCCTCGTCGGATTCTGGTTGCTCATGCCGGCGTATCTGGGCGACATCAGCGATTATTACGAGCGCGCGACCGGCCAGAGCTGCCAGGGCACCTTGTCCGCGCTCTACGGCAACGCGGTGAAAATCGGCGCTTCCGTGGCGCTGCTGCTCACCGGCTACATCCTCGTCGTTTGCGGCTTTGATGCCGCCATGCCGCACGAGGCGATGGGCCGTCCGCTTTTCAACATGCGCATCCTCTTCGCCGTGGTGCCGAGCATCGGCCTGGTGATCGCGTATTTCGCCATGGCCCGGTTCCGCCTGCCAAACCACGGATCACCGCCCCAAACGTCCTGAAAGCCCGCAATATGGTATCTTTCCATTCCCACATCCTGCTTGCGGCGCTGCTCACATGCCGGTTGGTGGAAACGGGCGCGGCCATCGCGGTCGGACAATCCGCCAAGCCGAATGTCCTGCTGATTTTATCCGATGACCGACGGCTCGACACAGTGGGCTGCTAGCCCGGATATTTCACGCAGGCAGCAAAAAAGTAGCGAAGCTCCGCAGGTAACCTGCTAATGTTGTTGGTGTTATGCAAACAACAGTTGGAGCTTCGCTACGGACAGATTGTGCACCGGAACTTTTTGTTTTTCCAAGCTTTGATCGTCGGAAAATCGAGGGAAGTTTTACCGGTGGGGACGTTTCCAGTGATGGCGGGCTGATGGCGCTGCGCTTGGCGGACAAGAAGCTGGGTTTGATCGCCGCCTTGGATGCGGTGATTGAGGATCCGCGCGAGGCCGATCAGGTGGTGCACCGGCAGCGCGATCTTTTGTCTCAGCGCATTTACGGACTGGCCTTGGGTTACGAGGATCTCAACGACCACGACACCTTGCGCAAGGACTTGCTGTGGCAGAGTGCGGTGGAGCGCGGGCAGGAACTGGCCAGCAGTCCGACGTTGTGTCGTTTGGAACGACGCGCTGACCGGCAGACGGCTTGGGCCATGTCGAAGGTCCTGGTTGAGTTGTTCATCCAAAGCTTCCAAGAGGCTCCGTCCGAACTGATCCTGGATTTTGATGCGACCGATGACCGGGTGCACGGGCAGCAGGAGGGCCGGGCTTTTCACGGCTACTATGGCGACTGGTGTTTTTTGCCCCTTTACGTTTTTTGCGGCGAGCAACTCTTGGTCAGTTACCTGCGGCCGAGCAATCAAGATCCCGCCCGGCATGCGTGGGCTATTTTGAAGTTGTTGGTCACGCGCCTGCGCCAGGAGTGGCCGCAGGTGAAGATCATCTTCCGCGGCGACTCGGGCTTTTGCCGTTGGCGCATGCTGCGGTGGTGTGAGAAGAGCGGGGTGGATTACGTGGTGGGCTTGGCCAAGAACGAGCGCCTGCTGGCGTTACTTGAAAAGCCGATGGCGCAAGCAGCGGCCGCCTTCGAGCAAACCAAGGAAAAGCAACGGCACTTCGTGCGCTTGGCGTATGCGGCCAAGAGCTGGGATCGGGCGCGCTCGGTCGTCGCCAAAGCCGAGCACACCGAGAAGGGAGCCAACCCGCGCTTTATCCTCACCAGCTTGGAGAGCGAAGAGCAGAAGATCTACGATGAGATCTACTGCGCGCGCGGAGAGATGGAAAATCGCATCAAGGAACAACAACTCGGACTCTTCGCCGACCGCACCAGTTGCCACGGTTGGTGGGCCAACCAGTTCCGCCTGCTCTTGTCCTCGGCGGCCTATGTGCTCATGGAATACATGCGCCGCATCGCCCTGGCCGGCACCGAACTGGCCCGCGCCCAAGTCACCACCATCCGGCTCAAGCTGCTCAAGATCGGCACGGTCATCTTGCGCAACACGCGCCGCATCCGCCTGCTCTTTTCCAGCGCTTATCCCCACCAGCAACTCTTTGCCACCATGCTCGGGCGCCTCAACTCGGCCTGACCGGTCATGGTGCTGTCCCCGGCACCGAAAAAAACAACGGGGATCAGGGGCGGTGTGCCCCAATCACGCGCCCACGGCAAAAAACACGCCAAAATCATTCCGGTGCTCAATCATCCCGGCGCAAACCGCCAAAATAATCGACCGATGAAATATGCGGGCTAGCGGCTCAACCCTCATGCGCAGTCGCTCGCGCTGGACCGGCGCGCCGCCGGAGGCGTCAGGTTCAATCAGGCGTATTGTTCCGTGCCGCAGTGCGCCACCTCGCGCGGATGCCGTCCGCTTGCGATCGAAGCGCACCACAACGGGATCTACTCTTTTGAAAAACGTCACGCATGGCACGACTTGTTCCGCCCGTTCTGGTGGGCGCAGTTGAAGCATCCGCAAGGCTACCGCACCGCGCTCGTCGGCAAGGAACACCTGCCTTACAAATGGCACTGGCGCCCGCTGCCCGGCCAGCGGCTTTCACGCTACATGTCCGAATTCGGAATGCACCCGCGGGAAATGATGTGGGAAGGCTCGAGCCTTCGCAGCAAGGGCAGCGCACCTCCACTCTGCGGCTCACAGCCAGATGGACTTTGAGTTGTTCTTTGTGCTCGCTGCCGAGCACCCGGTAGCCTTTGA
Proteins encoded:
- a CDS encoding MFS transporter: MKPTGKIWKHLGLGAGGAVENSFQNAPLGLVNPIYNVGLGVSPVLVGIAMAVPRFWELLIDPLIGAASDRTRSRFGRRLPFIAFGLLGSLVFFIAMWWAPAGMSKQALGIWLIVTAFLFYTCYSFFAIPYAGLTIEASVAGPDRIGVMTARTAFANSSQIVISWIYWFCQREWFSSPAIGMRWAGIGFGLLVTLCGVAVIVTTLRCGLHRHSSHEGSEPVEKGIYRKLLSLAPTRRILTALLSTMVGFTLVSHLSFYLVAFHACQGDLKQASLVVAVKATVTMIAAVIACPLIGMAAKRFGKERIFNIMLATGVVSSLSMWYLITPLNPYLSMISDLGIYLCLVGFWLLMPAYLGDISDYYERATGQSCQGTLSALYGNAVKIGASVALLLTGYILVVCGFDAAMPHEAMGRPLFNMRILFAVVPSIGLVIAYFAMARFRLPNHGSPPQTS
- a CDS encoding IS1380 family transposase, with the translated sequence MQTTVGASLRTDCAPELFVFPSFDRRKIEGSFTGGDVSSDGGLMALRLADKKLGLIAALDAVIEDPREADQVVHRQRDLLSQRIYGLALGYEDLNDHDTLRKDLLWQSAVERGQELASSPTLCRLERRADRQTAWAMSKVLVELFIQSFQEAPSELILDFDATDDRVHGQQEGRAFHGYYGDWCFLPLYVFCGEQLLVSYLRPSNQDPARHAWAILKLLVTRLRQEWPQVKIIFRGDSGFCRWRMLRWCEKSGVDYVVGLAKNERLLALLEKPMAQAAAAFEQTKEKQRHFVRLAYAAKSWDRARSVVAKAEHTEKGANPRFILTSLESEEQKIYDEIYCARGEMENRIKEQQLGLFADRTSCHGWWANQFRLLLSSAAYVLMEYMRRIALAGTELARAQVTTIRLKLLKIGTVILRNTRRIRLLFSSAYPHQQLFATMLGRLNSA
- a CDS encoding alpha-L-rhamnosidase, with translation MEKSRSLTIPQQSPQKESFCCPGDSCNAAPSSPDGFKRRDFMKPASKGDEQTWNAQWVSVWALELKRSNLWLCFRKTVVLDAKPASARVRIAADSKYWLWINGGLVVHEGQLKRGPTPNDTYYDEIDIARYLRPGENTLCVLLWYFGKEGFCHKSSGVAAMVFEGDLDGRPLLSDRTWKVRVHPGFGESAPPYPNIRLPESNIHFDARLDMPGWNACGFDDSAWDNASELGRPPTHPWNRLVRRPVPLWRFGGLLPYSNEADFPEKNNWLENSVLRARLPGNLSVCPALKIDAKPGLKISIFTDNYRGGSEYNVRVDYITKEGIQEFESPAYLTGHEVIYDFPSGVRVLELKYRHSHFDTAVTGRFQCSDEFLNSLWRKSANTMLLNMRDGIQDPDRERAQWWGDVVILIGMIVHSCDEAGLSAIRKAVHNLVDWQKPDGVLYSPVPAGNWFLELPDQMRAAIGKYGFWYYFRHTGDRETIARAYPAVTRYLDLWKIGTDGLVIRRTGGWDWGDWGENKDMPVLINAWFYMALESARDMAALLGDEAAALARQTEMDGLKESFNRIFWTGREYRSPGHDGEPDDRGQALAIVAGLAQKNFFPALGDLFLRRFEASPYMEKYVLEALFMMDRPEQALARMKSRYRPMVESPFCTLWESWSFGDANSAKYGGGTYNHGWAGGPLTLMAEHIAGISPLAPGFERFRMAPRIGLLEQFDCTVPARGGVLEMRQEKFAEGYRLTISVPEGCSGELLLASRPPVDLKPGKSEFLIAGSEGA